In Thermococcus thioreducens, a genomic segment contains:
- a CDS encoding cupin domain-containing protein, with product MFVGHYKDVPEKDTGFDGVTIRWLVSPKLGAENYAMRYFVLRKGAEIPLHHHDWEHEIFIVKGEGIITGGGKEAHVKAGDFLYVPPNEPHGYRALSETFEFLCIIPAKKEAIPDDEWA from the coding sequence ATGTTCGTCGGGCACTACAAAGACGTCCCCGAGAAGGACACCGGTTTTGATGGGGTGACCATAAGGTGGCTCGTTTCTCCAAAGCTCGGAGCGGAGAACTACGCGATGCGCTACTTCGTCCTCAGGAAGGGCGCTGAAATACCGCTCCACCACCACGACTGGGAGCACGAGATATTCATTGTGAAGGGCGAGGGGATAATAACCGGCGGCGGCAAGGAGGCCCACGTCAAGGCCGGCGACTTCCTCTACGTCCCGCCCAACGAGCCCCACGGCTACAGGGCTTTAAGCGAGACCTTCGAGTTCCTCTGCATAATCCCCGCCAAAAAAGAGGCAATACCCGACGATGAGTGGGCCTAA
- a CDS encoding signal peptidase I: MNAKRFDFLSILTYSILVFVLGIVALHFVFGFQYVVILTDSMKPHINPNDMVITRPVSPGDVHIGDVILYRIEIGNATYRITHRVVDIKTDPAGNIYYVTKGDNREYADPWRVYPSQIVGKVVLVIPRAGILWYYTPLIIFGLLLIVVASLAYDIAWSLLEEEPLRPKSRKADLVVLRRKKIKVYHYRRR; this comes from the coding sequence ATGAATGCCAAGCGCTTTGACTTCCTCTCCATTTTGACGTATTCTATTCTTGTCTTTGTGCTGGGAATCGTTGCTCTGCACTTTGTCTTCGGCTTTCAGTACGTCGTCATCCTCACAGACTCTATGAAACCCCATATAAACCCGAACGATATGGTGATTACAAGACCAGTCTCCCCGGGCGATGTGCATATCGGTGACGTGATTCTCTATCGTATTGAGATTGGAAATGCAACGTACCGGATAACCCATCGGGTGGTAGATATAAAAACAGACCCGGCGGGCAATATTTACTATGTAACCAAAGGGGATAACAGGGAGTATGCGGATCCGTGGAGGGTCTATCCCAGTCAGATTGTGGGAAAGGTCGTGCTCGTTATTCCCAGGGCGGGGATCCTCTGGTACTATACGCCCCTCATAATATTCGGTCTGTTGCTTATAGTGGTGGCTTCTCTCGCGTATGATATAGCTTGGTCGCTTCTGGAAGAAGAACCCCTACGTCCTAAGTCCAGAAAGGCAGACCTGGTCGTCCTCAGGAGAAAGAAAATAAAGGTTTACCATTACAGGCGCCGTTAG